GGTTAGCCATGTTAGATGAAGTACTGGATTTTTTTCGCCGCCAGAACAAAACCAAGACCCTGAACCAGCTGGCCAGGGATTTGGGGCTAGAGCCTTCCGCCCTGGAGGGAATACTGGATTACCTGGTAAAAAAGGGAAAATTAAAAGTCGACTACCAGGGCAACGGTCCCGCTGACAGCTGCAGGGGACCGGTAAAAGGCGCCTGTATAAGTTGTCCTTTAAGGAGAAAGAAAAAGGATAAGGACATTAAATACTATTATCTTGCCTAGGCTATTTTCCTTTGCCTATATTGTCTATAAACGACTTCAGGAGATCAATGGGCACCGGAAAGATTATGGTAGAGTTTTGCTCTGCCGCTATTTCCTTTAAGGTCTGTAAAAACCTCAGTTGAACCGAGACTGGGTAGGTGCTCAGAACCTTGGCTGCTTCAGAAAGCCTTTCAGAAGCCTGGAATTCTCCTTCTGCATTGATGATTTTAGCCCTTCTTTCCCTTTCGGCTTCTGCCTGTCGGGCAAAAGCTCTTTGTATGGACTGGGGTAGCTCTACATCCTTGATCTCCACGGTGGAAACCTTAATGCCCCAGGGGTCGGTCTGGTCATCAATTATTTTCTGGAGCTCCTGATTTATTTTATCCCTTTTGGACAGTAGATCATCTAGATCCACCTGCCCAATTATGCTCCTTAAGGTGGTCTGGGCAATCTGTGAGGTGCCTACTATATATTTTTCTATGGCGATTACACTTTTTTCGGGTTCCAGTACCTTAAAATAGACCACTGCATTTACCTTTACCGGGACATTATCCTTGGTTATGATGTCCTGGGGAGGGACATCCATGGTAACAATTCGCAAGTCAACCTTTACCATCTTGTCTACAAAAGGAATTATTATGAAAATACCCGGACCCCTGGTTCCCCTGAGCCGGCCAAACCTGAATATTACTCCTCTCTCGTACTCCTTTAGAATCTTGATAGCTGAAACCAGCAAAATGAATGCTACCAGCGCTACCAGTATTATTATAACTAGTGTTCCTATGTACATCTTCTAACCTCCTTGGTTTATCTGTTTTACATAAAGGGTTAGCCCCCTGATCCTGGTTATGGATACTTTACGTCCTTTTTCTACGCTGCCCTCTTCAGATACAGCTCTCCATATTTCGCCATCTATCTTTACCTGGCCTTGGGGGCTTAAATCAGAAACGGCAGTTGCCTGCCTTCCCACCATGGAAAGGCTTCCGGTTGCAGGTTTTATCCTCCTGGACATATACAGTGCCCTTATGGCTATAACCGCCATCACCGAAATCAGGCCACTGGCACCAATTATAAGGGGTTTGGCAATATTTAGATAGGGTGCAGGACTGTCAATCAGCAACAGCGAGCCTAAAATAAGGCTGATTGCCCCGCAGGCAGAAAGGATGCCTCCGGTCCCTGCTTCAATATCCACTATAAACAATATAACTCCCAGCACTATAATTCCCAGGCCGGCATAATTTACCGGAAGTATGCTGAAAGCATACAGGCCCAGTAACAGAAAGAGCACTCCCAGGGCTCCGGAAATACCCAGCCCCGGCTGGGAAAATTCATAAATTATGCCCAGCATGCCCAACAAAAATAGTATATAGGCGATATTGGGGTTGGCTATGATATGAAGGAAACGGTTAATAAGGCTGGACTCCAGGGGTTCTATGCGGGCATTACTGGTTTTTAAAATATAGTTCTGGCCCTGCTTTTCAACCTGCATATTATCCATATTATCCATAAGCTCATCCAGGCTGGCAGCAGTAAAATCAATTACTTTCAGTTCTAGAGCCTGACTGGCGGTTATGGAATCGCTTTCGGTTACTGCTTTGGCTGCCCACTGGCTGTTTCTGCCCCTGGATTCAGCCAGGTTCTGTATGAAAGCCAC
The sequence above is a segment of the Actinomycetes bacterium genome. Coding sequences within it:
- a CDS encoding FeoC-like transcriptional regulator — translated: MLDEVLDFFRRQNKTKTLNQLARDLGLEPSALEGILDYLVKKGKLKVDYQGNGPADSCRGPVKGACISCPLRRKKKDKDIKYYYLA
- a CDS encoding slipin family protein, coding for MYIGTLVIIILVALVAFILLVSAIKILKEYERGVIFRFGRLRGTRGPGIFIIIPFVDKMVKVDLRIVTMDVPPQDIITKDNVPVKVNAVVYFKVLEPEKSVIAIEKYIVGTSQIAQTTLRSIIGQVDLDDLLSKRDKINQELQKIIDDQTDPWGIKVSTVEIKDVELPQSIQRAFARQAEAERERRAKIINAEGEFQASERLSEAAKVLSTYPVSVQLRFLQTLKEIAAEQNSTIIFPVPIDLLKSFIDNIGKGK
- a CDS encoding nodulation protein NfeD encodes the protein MLFPESVTAQLDTEDFYLAEIEGIIDPAISSYIEKCITRAQQDGRALIIQMDTPGGLETSMRDIIKAMLASPVPIIVYVAPQGARAASAGVFITYAADIAAMHPSTHIGAAHPVSMGISQADEESMKKITNDSVAFIQNLAESRGRNSQWAAKAVTESDSITASQALELKVIDFTAASLDELMDNMDNMQVEKQGQNYILKTSNARIEPLESSLINRFLHIIANPNIAYILFLLGMLGIIYEFSQPGLGISGALGVLFLLLGLYAFSILPVNYAGLGIIVLGVILFIVDIEAGTGGILSACGAISLILGSLLLIDSPAPYLNIAKPLIIGASGLISVMAVIAIRALYMSRRIKPATGSLSMVGRQATAVSDLSPQGQVKIDGEIWRAVSEEGSVEKGRKVSITRIRGLTLYVKQINQGG